ATTTTTTATGTTTCTTTTCCTTTATTCGAACATAGATTAATTTATTCCTGCCCTTTGAATCCTCACGACGCTCAATTTCAAAATGCGGTATGGAGTTAATCAAAGGGGTCAACTTTTGAAAGCCGTAGTTTCTTGAATCAAAATTTGGTTGCTTTTTCTGGAGCAAACTTCCAACATCGCCCAAAAAGGCCCAACCATCATCATCCGCCACATCTTCAATTGTGGTCGCTATAAACCTAAGGTCCTTTGGAGTTATTTTATCTACCTGATTTTTATCATCATTCTGGCTTGTATTATTTATGGCCTCCTCTGACTGACTCTTAAGTATCTCAATATATATGAATTTATCACAGGCAACTATAAATGGATTGGGAGTTTTACGTTCCCCGATACCAAACACCTGCATTCCTGCTTCCCTAAGCCTAGTAGCCAATCTGGTAAAGTCGCTATCACTGCTTACGATACAAAATCCATTGACTTTGCCGGAATACAGGATATCCATAGCATCGATAATCATGGCGGAATCCGTAGCATTCTTACCTTGGGTGTACCCATATTGTTGGATGGGCGTTATGGCATTCTCCAGCAGCACATTTTTCCATTTTCCCAACCTAGGATTGGTCCAATCCCCATATATTCTTTTGATAGTAGGATTGCCATATTTGGCTATCTCTTCCATCATTTCCTTGACGTAAGCCGAAGGTATATTGTCCCCATCAATAAGAACTGCTAAATTTAAATCCATCTCTTGGTTTTTGGTAAAGGTAAGGGGTTTTAAAGGCAATCGCATCGAACAAATTCGAAAACATCACTAATATATACGTTACTGAGGATTATTCGCTTTCGTTGCGGCAATTGAAAGAAACAGTAAAAACCCCAATCCTAAATAGCCAACCAACCTATACGATCCAAAAGTGGATAAACAAAGGCTAAAAATACTGGGGGCCAAAGCACTTGCCAGAATAAGAAAACTCATGACTTTTCCGGTGATGCTTCCCAGATGTTTTCGTCCAAAAAACCTTGGCCATGCCACAGCGTTAAGCACAGCAAAGAATCCGCCCAAAATACCAAATCCGGCAATCAACATAGGTACTCCTACCGATGTGGACAAAAACAAAAAACCCAGTGAGGCCAAAATTCCACCAAACAGCATAAGATATAGGTAGAGTTTAAGCGGCAAATAATCACTTAAAAAATTAAAAATCGTAGAAACGGTTACGGCCACCACGGACCCAGGCAAAAAAATGGAAATGGCCACTTCTTTTGAAAAACCTTCATTGGCAAAAATTGATATTACATGAAAGGTAAGGCCGGTAATGAAAAAACTATTAAAAGCCAGCATTAGCCCATACATCCAAAATGCCCTCGTTTGCTTTGCCTCAGCAAGTGTAAATTGTTTAGGCTTTACTGTTTCAGCATCCTTTTTGGTTGAAATCGACTTTGCCCCATCAGGAAGAAGTCCGTGTGATTCGGGTGATATTTTATAAAGAAGGAAAACGAAGACACTAAAAACCAACAAGCCATATCCTAAAATTTGCCATGACTGGGACCATCCGTAGTCCTCAATCAAAGCATTTATCCATAATGGAGATGAAGAAAATCCAAACGAAAGAGCAACACTACTTATAGAGTTTACTTTGCCCCTATTCTTGTCGAACCATATCATGATGACGTTTCTGGATGCCATAGTAAGAACCCCTTGACCGGCAAAGCGCAACATAAAGAATAGAACGGTCATCAAAACAAAAGGTATCATCCAAGTATCCATGGACAACAAATCTTTAATCGCATCACTCATTTTTGCGGACCAAGAGCATAGAAACAAGGTAAGACCTAGGCCCAATGCGGCAAAAAAAGCAACATATCTTGCCCCATATTTATCAAACCATATTCCTGCCCGACCTATGACCAGAGAACTTACAATGGTCCCAATCATGTAAGCGTTACTAAACTGATTGCGAGAAAGCCCCAAGGCATCTTTCACCGGGTCGGTAAAAACAGAAACACCAATGGTCTGACCCGGAATACTACAGTAGATACCTATTGTCCCGATTATTAAAATAATGTAACCGTAAAAAATAGGAGATTTGGCCGGATCGATTAGGTGAAAATTGGAAATTTTAGACATAGACAAATGCTAAACGTAAAAATACATTTTCCTTGGCTATTTATACGTTTAATCCTGCTGGGTTTGTTCAAAATATTGATGCTGTAATTTTGATATTACCGAATCGTCCAGATTACCATTATGAATAATTAATCGATACCGTAATATTGTGGGTTTTACATTGGATAATGGTATCGACGTTGCCCCTGGATGAGGGTATACGGCATTCTGCATACTATTATTTTCTCTAAGAATCCAAGGGCTGGGATAGCCCGGATTTTTTTCGGATGGAATAATGACCAAACCGTACTTAGTATTCGATTCTTTGGTCCGACTAAGAATATTGATCCAATCTTTTCCAGCAACCGGAGTATTTTCTGGGATGACGGTTCCCTTGGAATCCTTAAATTTTACATCTTCGGATAATTGTACCCGTGCCGAAAAACCTCCATAGCCTTTTTCATTCTCAGAACCACCAATTAAAATAGTATCGAATAAAGGATACAGTTGAATCTTTATATCGATTGCCCTGTAATTGGATGCTTTTGGATATACTGTAATCCAATTGGTTTCCTTCACCAAGGGTCTGGTTTCATCAGTATCATTTATCGCGGTTGCGGATTTCCAAATTACTTCTGATTTCAGAGTAAGCGCCATACTATTTTCTTTGATTTCCGATGTGCTAACAACCTCCCATTCAAAATCCCGTATTTCCCAGCCGTCTCCGTACTCTGTATCATTTAAATATAGCTGATGCCAGGCCCAAAAAATACCCCTATGGTGTAGATGATCCTTGGGAAAATCCTCTGTAATTGCAACCCCATCTAAGGAATAAAGTGGGTGAATATAGTTTGCACGTTCAAAGGAGCCGTTTAAGGACTTTGGTTCTGTTTGAAAAACCAACACACTATCCCGTCCCTCCATAAATAGTGCTTTATCATCCAGAATGTTCACCTCCAATTGGGCAAAACCATTCCCGAAAAAGAATAGAAAAAAACAAAAAACAATGGCTTCCCGCATATTAAAAAATTCCTGGACTTGGACCTACTATGGCTTTGCTCAAAATAGTAAAATAAATGAACAACTAATTTATTAAGATGATAGAATTATAAAATTAGTACCTTACCAAGTATTTTTAATGAACTATTTTACTGGTATGAAAACTAAAAGATTTACCCCCGTATTCACTTTTTTATTCCTTATCCTTTTTACAAGCAATGGCTTGGGCCAAGAAGTAAAAAGAGAATTTTATGAGCTCAAAACGTACACCATAAAGAACGAAGCGCAAGAAAAAGCCGTTGATGCCTATTTAGAAAAAGCTTATTTGCCGGCACTTAAAAGAATGGGTATTGAGAATATTGGTGTTTTTAAAATTCGCCCAGGTAAATTTGTGATGGCCGATAAAATCTTTGTACTGATTCCTTTTAATTCCTTGGACCAGTTTGAAAAAATGGAAGCTTCCTTGGCGGTGGACAAATCACATTTGTCGGCAGGTAGCGATTATATTATGGCCAAGCATGACAACCCTCCGTATCAAAGAATAAGCTCCACTTTGATGCGGGCCTTTTCCGAAATGCCAAAAATGGAACCAAGCAGCGTTTCCTCACCCAGAAAGGAACGTGTTTATGAACTTAGGAGTTATGAATCCGCTACCGAAGCACTGTACATAAACAAGGTGTCCATGTTCAATGAAGGTGGGGAAGTTGAACTATTCGATAATGTGGGAGCCAATGCGGTTTTCTATGCCGAGGTTATCTCCGGTGACAGTATGCCCAATTTAATGTATATGACCACCTATGAAAATATGGAGAAAAGGGACGCTGTATGGAAGGCCTTTTTCGGTTCTGAAAAATGGCAGGAGCTCGTGAACGATGAACGATATAAGAACAATGTGAGCAAAGCTGATATTTGGCTTCTTTATCCCACGGAGTATTCAGATTACTAGAATTTTTTTGTGAGTGTAAATTCCACCCGTCTATTATTTAGTCTGCCCCCTATGGTATTATTTGCTTCCAAAGGTTTGGAACTACCAAATCCCTGGTAGGATATTCTTTTTTTGTCAATACCTCGCTGCATCAAATAGGCAGCTACAGCTTTGGCCCTTTTTCTCGAGAGGTCCAAGTTATATGTTTTATTGCCGATGCTGTCCGTATGTCCGGATATTGAAATTATTAGATCTGGCCTAGAGCTAAGATAGGTTACCATTTGATCTAATTCCTTAATGGATTGAGTGGATAATGTGAACTCATCAAAATTGAACAACACACTTTTAAAGGTGATGGTCTCATTCATTGTATAATTCTCATCTAGCACTTTATCATTGGGGTTTGTTTGCCTCCCATTATTTTTCAGGGAAATTACACTAACCATATCCAAATAATAATAGGAACCCTTAGTTGCCCTACGTTTTGTTTTAAATTTTTGGGTGCGCTTATTATCCTTAAAATTGCCAATGACCAAAAAGTTTTCGGTTCCATTAGCTATAAATTCTTTTTCTACCCTTACCCATTCTTTATTATCTGAATAAAAATCAGAGTAGCTAATCTCAAATGTATTGGACACATTCCCAGGTAACCGGGATAGATGCATTCTTGAGAGTACCTTGTTCGTCTCCACGTTTAAGGAATCTTCTGAAAAAAGAATTCCGAATTCCTTTATGGCAAAATCCGACCGTTCCGCCAAGCTCACATAAAATGACAATACATACTTGTCACCCTTTTTTAAAGTTTCCGTCAAGGAAGCTTGTAAG
This window of the Maribacter cobaltidurans genome carries:
- a CDS encoding NIPSNAP family protein is translated as MKTKRFTPVFTFLFLILFTSNGLGQEVKREFYELKTYTIKNEAQEKAVDAYLEKAYLPALKRMGIENIGVFKIRPGKFVMADKIFVLIPFNSLDQFEKMEASLAVDKSHLSAGSDYIMAKHDNPPYQRISSTLMRAFSEMPKMEPSSVSSPRKERVYELRSYESATEALYINKVSMFNEGGEVELFDNVGANAVFYAEVISGDSMPNLMYMTTYENMEKRDAVWKAFFGSEKWQELVNDERYKNNVSKADIWLLYPTEYSDY
- a CDS encoding MFS transporter, with amino-acid sequence MSKISNFHLIDPAKSPIFYGYIILIIGTIGIYCSIPGQTIGVSVFTDPVKDALGLSRNQFSNAYMIGTIVSSLVIGRAGIWFDKYGARYVAFFAALGLGLTLFLCSWSAKMSDAIKDLLSMDTWMIPFVLMTVLFFMLRFAGQGVLTMASRNVIMIWFDKNRGKVNSISSVALSFGFSSSPLWINALIEDYGWSQSWQILGYGLLVFSVFVFLLYKISPESHGLLPDGAKSISTKKDAETVKPKQFTLAEAKQTRAFWMYGLMLAFNSFFITGLTFHVISIFANEGFSKEVAISIFLPGSVVAVTVSTIFNFLSDYLPLKLYLYLMLFGGILASLGFLFLSTSVGVPMLIAGFGILGGFFAVLNAVAWPRFFGRKHLGSITGKVMSFLILASALAPSIFSLCLSTFGSYRLVGYLGLGFLLFLSIAATKANNPQ
- a CDS encoding OmpA family protein, with protein sequence MRYFLNTYCVYLVTPLLWLMGIHFLYGQNLVKNPSFEHYKNCPKQLGNLKHDLIDWDTPTLGSTDYFHGCSQAMGTPKNFNGEQPADFGEGYVGLYLYAPDDYREYLQASLTETLKKGDKYVLSFYVSLAERSDFAIKEFGILFSEDSLNVETNKVLSRMHLSRLPGNVSNTFEISYSDFYSDNKEWVRVEKEFIANGTENFLVIGNFKDNKRTQKFKTKRRATKGSYYYLDMVSVISLKNNGRQTNPNDKVLDENYTMNETITFKSVLFNFDEFTLSTQSIKELDQMVTYLSSRPDLIISISGHTDSIGNKTYNLDLSRKRAKAVAAYLMQRGIDKKRISYQGFGSSKPLEANNTIGGRLNNRRVEFTLTKKF
- a CDS encoding DUF6807 family protein; this translates as MREAIVFCFFLFFFGNGFAQLEVNILDDKALFMEGRDSVLVFQTEPKSLNGSFERANYIHPLYSLDGVAITEDFPKDHLHHRGIFWAWHQLYLNDTEYGDGWEIRDFEWEVVSTSEIKENSMALTLKSEVIWKSATAINDTDETRPLVKETNWITVYPKASNYRAIDIKIQLYPLFDTILIGGSENEKGYGGFSARVQLSEDVKFKDSKGTVIPENTPVAGKDWINILSRTKESNTKYGLVIIPSEKNPGYPSPWILRENNSMQNAVYPHPGATSIPLSNVKPTILRYRLIIHNGNLDDSVISKLQHQYFEQTQQD
- a CDS encoding NYN domain-containing protein produces the protein MDLNLAVLIDGDNIPSAYVKEMMEEIAKYGNPTIKRIYGDWTNPRLGKWKNVLLENAITPIQQYGYTQGKNATDSAMIIDAMDILYSGKVNGFCIVSSDSDFTRLATRLREAGMQVFGIGERKTPNPFIVACDKFIYIEILKSQSEEAINNTSQNDDKNQVDKITPKDLRFIATTIEDVADDDGWAFLGDVGSLLQKKQPNFDSRNYGFQKLTPLINSIPHFEIERREDSKGRNKLIYVRIKEKKHKKSK